The following nucleotide sequence is from Rubrobacter radiotolerans DSM 5868.
TCGGGGCGATCGTTGGAAGCCAGGTTGGGTACCTGATCGGTCGCCGGGGTGGCAGGCCGTTCGTGCTGCGGTGGGGAAGGTACGTGAAGATCACCCCCGAGCGCATGGAGCGGGTCGAGACGCTCTTCGACCGCTACGGCGACCGGGCCGTGCTCGTCGCCCGCTTTATCCCGTTTCTCAAGACCTTCGGCTACCTGAGCGCCGGGACCGTCGGGATGTCCCGGATCGTCTTTCTGAGAAACGACGTTATAGGCACCACCGCCTGGGTCGCCTTCTCCGTCCTTCTCGGCGTGCTTCTCTCCGAAGGGGTGATGGCCCTGATCACCTGACCGAACCGTCCGGGCCCGGCAAGCATAAAAGAAGGGACGACCAGCATGGCAAAGACCTACGAAGACCTCGTCAGCGAGGCGCGAGCGGTAACGCAGCCGACAACCGCCGAGGAGGTGAACGCCGCCCGAGAGGCGGGCGAGAGCGTAACCATCCTCGACGTTCGCGAGCCCGACGAGCGAGAGCAGGCCCGCATACCGGGCTCGAAGCCTCTTCCGCGCGGCCTCCTTGAGTACCGGGCCGCCGACGAGCTACCGGAGAAGGACGCGCGCATCGTCGTTCACTGCGCCCTCGGCGGGCGCGGGTTTCTCGCGGCAAAGACCCTCGGGGAGATGGGCTACACGAACGCCGCGAACCTGAGCGGCGGCATAAAGGCCTGGCGCGAGGCGGGATATCCGGTCGAGGGCGGGTAGCGTGCCTCCCGACCGCCGGTAGGAGACCCCGGATGAACGCACCTCTGAGGCGGCGGCTCGTCGTTACCGTCTCGGCGTTCGTCCTGCTCGGGGTCTTCTGGGGGACCTTCGCCGTGCTTCTGCCGGACCTCTCCGGCGCGGTCGGGCTCTCGCCCGGGCCGCTCGGGGCGGCGCTCCTTGTCGGGGCGCTGGCCTCTATCGTCTCGATGGGGCTTCTCGGGTGGGCCTCGGACTTCGCCGGACGGCGGGTGTTTCTTCTCGGGGCGCTCGTCGTCTTCGGGGTCGGTGTCCTCGGGCTGGGTGCGGTCGGGAGCTTCGCGGCGCTCGCGCTCGCCCTCGTGGTCGTCTACGCCGGTAGCGGGCTCTACGACGTCGGGATCAACGCCTCCGCCATAGACATCGAGCGCGAGGCCGGACGCCGCCTGATGGCCTACTTCCACGCCTCCTTCAGCGCGGGCGGCCTCCTCGGGGCGGTCGGCTCGGGCGTCCTGCTCGCCGCCGGGCTGGACTATCGCCTGATCTACGCCTCGGTCCTCCTCCCGCTCGTCCTCGTCGCGCTCGCCGTCGCCCTAACCGACCTCTCCCCGGCCGAGCCTCCGGCACCGGAAGGGGAGATCCCGCCCGGCGGTGTCTTCGCCGCTTTCGGGGACCGGGCGCTGCTGCTCGTGGCGCTCGTGGCGACGCTCGGGCTTCTCTCGGAGGGCGAGATGGAGCACTGGTCCGGGATCTACCTCAGAGACACCCTCGGTCTCTCCGCGCTCGTCGGGGGAGGCGGGGTCGCGGTCTTTTTCGGGGCGATGGCGGTCGGGAGGCTCGCCGCCGCTCCGATCATCCACGCCTTCGGGACGCGTCCCGTTCTTGCCGCTGCGGGTCTTTTCGCCGCGCTCGGGATGGGGCTCTCGCTCGCGACGACGCGACCGTCGCTCGTCGTGCTCGGGTTCCTCGTCGTGGGGCTCGCCCTCTCGGCGATCGTCCCGATAGCGTTCTCCCTCGCTGGGGACCTCGCAAAGGGCCGGGTCGGGAGCGCGACGAGCGTCCTCACGACGACGAGCTACGGGGGGTTCCTGATCGGCCCCGTCCTTGTCGGCGGCCTCGCGGAACTCTTCGGCCTGCGCCTCGCCCTCACGACGATAGCCGTCGCCGGAGCGGCCGTCTTCCTTCTCTCGTTCCGGCTCGGAAGGCCGTAAGGGACGTCGCTACCCCGTAACGGCCTCTGTGAGCTGCCTGTCGGCGGCCTCGACCTCGGCGTCCTCGATGCGGGCGAAGAGGGGCTTGGCCCCGTTCGTGCGGTAGGCGTCGGGGAGCGGGAGGCCGCTCGTCGGGGCGAGCGGTCCGTCAAAGAACTTTGCGAGGTCCTCCATCGCCTCCGGTACGTAGGGAGAGGCGTGGTAGCCGATAGAGCCCAGAAGGGCGCAGCAGACGTAGAGGTCGGCCTCGGTGCGCGCCGGGTCCTCCTTGCGGCTCTTCCAGGGGGCGGCGGCGTCGAAGTAGCGGTTCGCCCGCTTGCCGAGCGCGAGAAGCTCCGCGAGCGCCTCCCGGGGCCGCTCGTCGAGCATCTTCCGGTCGTAGGCGGCCTCTATCTCCGCGAAGTCCGCAAGCACGGCCCGCGCCTCCTTCGGGAGGTCGTCCGGCCTCCGAAGCTCGCCGCCGAAGTACTTGTTCGTGAACGAGAGGACGCGGTTGGCGTAGTTGCCGAGGTTCCCTATAAGGTCGCCGTTCACCCGCGCCTGGAACTCGCGCCAGGAGAAGTTCACGTCGCCCGTCTCCGGGAGGGTCGAGGCGAGGTAGAAGCGTAGAGGGTCGGCCGGGAAGCGTTCGAGCGCCTCGTGCAGCCAGACGGCGAGGTTGCGGCTCGTCGACATCTGCATTGCGCGCCGCTCGTCCCCGACGGCGACTTCGAGGTTCATGAACTCGTTTGCCGGGACGTCGTAGGGGAGGATGTAGGGCTCGTCGCTGCCCTCTGCGACGCCCATGAGCATCGCGGGCCAGATGATCGTGTGAAAGACCGTGTTGTCCTTGCCGATGAAGTGGATCATCTTCGTGTCCGGCTCCTGCCAGTACTCGCGCCACCGGTCGGGCTCGCCGATCCTCTCGGCCCACTCCATCGTCGAGGAGACGTAGCCGATGGGCGCATCGAACCAGACGTAGAAGCGCTTCTCCTCGAAGCCCGGTTCCGGGACGGGCACGCCCCAGCTTATGTCGCGGGTGATCGGCCGCTTCTCAAGGCCGGAGTTGATCGTCCCGAGAATAAAGTTCTTCACCGCGCTTCTCCAGTGCTCCTGCGAAGAGATCCAGCTCTTCAGCCGCTCGGAGAACTGCGAGAGGTCGAGGTAGAGGTGCGTCGTCTCTCGGACCTCCACGGCCCCGCCCGTTACCTTCGAGTGCGGCTCTATAAGCTCGTAGGCCTCGTACCAGTTGCCGCAGTTGTCGCACTGATCCCCCCGGGCCTCCCGGTAGCCGCAGAACGGACACGTCCCCTCGACGTAGCGGTCCGGCAGGAAGCGGTCCTCGGTCGGGGAGTACATCTGCTTCGAGGCCGCCTCCGAGATGTAGCCGCCCGCCTTGAGCTTTCTGTAGAACGCCTGCGTGTTCTCGGCGTGGACCGGGCGGGAGGTGCGCGAGAAGTTGTCGAAGCTTATCCCGAAGCGCTCGAAGGTCTCCTTCATGTGAGCGTACCAGTAGTCAACGACCTCCTGCGCGCTCTTCCCCTCGCGCTCGGCGGTGAGGGTTATGGGGACGCCGTGCTCGTCGGTGCCGCAGATGTAGACCACGTCCTCGCCGCGCATCCTCAAGTACCTCACGAAGATGTCCGCCGGAAGGTACGCGCCCACGATCTGCCCCACGTGCAAAGGCCCGTTCGCATACGGCAGCGCCGAGGTTACAAGGTAGCGTCCCGTCTTCTCTTCCGTCCCACCAGCAAATGGCTCGCTCATACGGCAAAGAATAGCACCTCCAGGGCGTGCTAAGATCATCCGCCGATGAGCGATTCTCCCGCCCTCGAAGTACGTTTCACGAAGCTCCGGCCCGACGCCGAGGCGCCCGCCAGGGCCTACTCCGGGGATGCCGGATACGACCTGCGCGCCGCCGAGAGCGCGGTCCTTGAGCCGGGCGGACGGGCAATTGTGGGTACCGGGGTCGCGGTCGCTATTCCGGCCGGGTATGCGGGGCTCGTGCTGCCCCGGAGCGGGCTCTCAGCAAGGCACGGCGTAACCCTCATAAACGCGCCGGGCCTTATCGACTCGGGCTACCGGGGTGAACTGAAGGTCCCGCTCGTAAACCACGACCGCTCGGAGTCGTTCACCGTCGAGGCCGGGATGCGCGTCGCGCAGCTGGTGCTCGTGCGGGCGGGGGAGGCGAGCTTTGTCGAGGTCGCCTCGCTTGAGAGGAGCGCGGACGGCCGCGGGGCAGGCGGCTTCGGCTCGTCGGGGGCCTGAGGCTAGTGAGGCTCCTGCACAAGGCCGGTTTCGGAGCGTTCGCCGGGTTGCCCGGGCGACCTGCGGCTGAGGGACGACGGGTCGCCGGAAGCTCTGCGCTCGGAAGGTGGCTTGTTTGCCGTCCGGACGGCGGACGAGCCCGGCAAAGATACGTCCGTCGCGGGCGGCCGGAGGGGTAGCTTCGGGTGAGGGTCTGCGTCGTCTCGCCGTACTCGTGGGCTTTCCCCAACGGCGTCCCCAAGCACGTGAGCCTGCTCTCGGATCACCTCAAGCAGCGCGGGCACGAGGTGGCGGTGATCTCCCCGGACGATCCGCCGGACCGCATCACGCGCCTCCTCCACCCGAGGCTCGGGAACGTCCGTCCCCTTCCGGGGCGCATCTCTCCGGTCGGGCGCACGCTCTCCCTGTACTCGAACGGGACCCTGATCGGGATCGCCCTCTCGCCCCGGGTATTCACAGCTACCCGCCGGGCGATGGAGCGTTTCAGGCCCGACGTGGTCCACGTCCACGAGCCGCTCGTCCCCCTTGCGGGCTGGGCCGCCGTCCGGGCTGCGAAGGGGCTTGGTGTCCCCGTGGTTGGCACCTTTCACGCTCACTACCCGGACGGCTGCGCCCACTACCGGTACTTCGACAGGATCCTCGCTCCCGTCTACCGGTCCCTCGATGCGCGAGTCGCCGTCTCCGCGATGGCGGCAAAGACCGTTGTCCGGCACTTCGGCGGGGAGTTCCGGATAGTGCCCAACGGCGTGGACCTCGAACGCTTCTCCTGTCCGCAGGGAGGCGGCGCAAGAAACCGGCGGGAGATCCTCTTCGTCGGACGCTCCGCGCCGCGCAAGGGGCTTCCGGTCCTACTCGACGCCTTCGAGCGACTGCTCGGCGACTTGCCGCAGGCGCGGCTGGTGATCGTCGGCAGCCAGCGCAAGGAGGTGCCTCTCCCCGAAAGCGTCTCCAGAAACGTCGAGGTGCGCGGGATGGTGAGCGAGGGGGAGCTTGTCCGGGCGATGTGCTCGGCGAGCGTTTTGTGCGCGCCCTCCGTCCGGGCGGAGTCCTTCGGGATGGTCCTTATAGAGGCTATGGCCGCCGGGCTGCCCGTCCTTGCGAGCGACATCCCGGGCTACGATTCGGTTGTCTCTCACGGAAAGAACGGTCTGCTCTCGCCCCCCGGCGACCCGGAGGCTCTGAAGGACGCTCTGCTCGGTCTCCTCGGCGACCCGGCGCTCCGGGAACGGCTCGCCGCGGAAGGGCGCAGAGACGCCCGCCGCTACGCCTGGGCGACGCTCGCCGGGGAGCTGGAGAGCGTCTACCGCTCGGTCGGCGCCGCTGGCTAGTCCCCTTCTACGCCTCTTCCGAAGGGAGCAGAAGGACCCAGGCCCCGGCGAGGGCGGGATGGACGAGCGTGAAGAGCGCGGCGAGGATGCCGGAGTCGTTGAGCGCCCCGACGACGAGCGCGCAGAGCGCCCCCCCGAGGAGTCCCGCCGCGAGCGCACCCCGGGCGCGCCGCCACCCGGCGTAGACAAGCACCGCCCCCCCGAGGAACAAGACGAGCAAGAGCGGGTTCGTCAGGTACCCGAGGCTCAGGAGAAGCTTCTGGAGCGCGATCGCCCAGAGGTCCAACTGGCCCGAGGCGGCCCGCGCGCCGTGGGAGGCGTCCGGGGAGATCAGACCACTGAAAAAGAAGACCGCAACCGCAAAGACCGACCCGGCGAATCCCCACACAACGACCCTCCGGAGGGTCTTGCTCGCGCCTTCCGGAGCTTTCCGCAGAAGCAGGCCCGCCGTCGCTCCGAGCCCCGCGCCCGCTGCAAGCGAGCCGCCCACGTCCCCGCCCATCGCCGGTGCGCCCAGGACAACGACCGCAAGCCCCACAACCGCCGCCAGAAGCCAGACCGGGAGCTTTCGGCGCTGCGCGGCGAGCGCCCCGAGCCCCACGGCGAGCGCGCCGATCAGGACCGCCGCGTACTCGTTGCCGATGCCGTAGAACCGGGTCCCGAAGGCGGGGTTGTAGCCGAGCGTCGAGAAACGCATGAGCGCGCCGCCCGCGGCCGCGTCGGCCGCTACAAGAGCCGCCGTCGCAAGACATACCCCGGCGAGCGGTCCCGCAGGCCACCGCAGCAGCCGCACACACCCGAACGCCAGCGCACCGGCGAGCCCGGCCGTAAGAGCCGCTACCTGGACCGTGCCGGTGAGGGGAAAGGCCGCCGCGAGCAACGCCCCCGCCGGAAGGGACCCCGCAAAGAGAAGCGCGAACCGCAGCCCCCGACGGCCACCGAGAAGCCCCCCGACGAGCAGCGCCAGAGCGCCGAAGACCCCGAGGATGCTCCAGACCGCAGAGCGTTCGAGGTCCACGAACGAGAGCCGTTCCGCGAGCCGTTCTGCGCGCTCCGGGCTGCCCTCCCGGACGGTCGCCGCGCTGCCCTGCATCTCAAGGGGACGCTCCACGCCGAGCCGGTCGAGCAGCGTCGGGGCGAGGTCGGCGCTTGTAACGAGCCCCGTGGTGCGGGTAGCTGGCGAGAAGAGGAGCCCCCCGGGTCCTTCGATGGCGAGCGGGGTCAGGCCGGACGAGCCCCGGGGTGCCTCGGGGGAGGCGACGGCGACCCGCGCGCCGGCTCTGCGGGCGGCCTCGACAAGGGTTTCGGCCTCTTCTGGGCCCGCGACCTCGGCGGCAACGAGGTCTGCACCGGAGGCGAGCGCAGCCTCGACCTCCCGTACCGGCTCCTCCCCGCCAGAGGCGATCGGGACCTCGCCCCGGGCGTCCATCACGACGAGCCCGGCGAGCGGTCCCACGGCGGCTGCCCGAAGACCGGCCCCTTCGAGAGCCTCCCCGAGCGACCCGACCCGGATGTTCCCGGTCGGTCCCCTGAAGGCTTCCTGAAGGCGTGCGCGCTCCGGCGGCAGCGTCTGCGGCAGAACGGAGGTGTCCGCACGCGAGCCCGCCCCGAGAAGCGCGTAGCCGAGGCGCCTCTCGGGGGGCGGCCCCTGAGACGTGGAGAGCGCGGCGACCGCGCCCTCCTCCGCAAAGAGAGCGTCGAGCGCCGGAGTCTCCCTCGTCTCCTCCCAGGTGAGACCGGGCACGAGGATCAGGACCAGAGGCCCCTCCGGGGCGGCGGCCCGCAGTTGAGCGGCGCCCGCCAGAGCCGCCAGGGAGGCGGCGAAGAGAAGCGTCGCGAGGTAGAGAAGCCGCACGGTCAGGCCAGTTTAGCAGGGCGCTCTGCGGACGGACTTGCTAAACTGCGCGGCGTTTTGAACGCCACCACGCACGCAATCTTCGGGGTAGGAGCGCTCGCCGGGGCCTCGCTCGCGCTCGGGACCGAACCGCCGCCTCTGTGGGCCTATCCGGTCGCGGCGGTCGCCTCGTGGCTCCCGGACGTCGACAACCCGCGCTCGAAGCTCGGGAACGGCCTAAGCCGCAAAAAGAATCCCCTCTTGAACACCCTGACACGTCCGGTGAGCTGGGCACTCCGGGCGGCGTCCTTCGGGCTCTTCCGGACGGTCGGGCACCGGACCCTCACCCACTCGCTGCTCGGCCTCTTGCTTTTCTGCCTGCCGGTCTATCTTTTTCTTGGCTTCTCCCCGGCGCTGCAGCTCGCGCTCGTGTGCGGGGTCGCCTCGCACGTCGTAGCGGACGCGCTCAACCGCTGGGGCGTGCCGCTTCTCTGGCCTCTGCGGAAGAACTTCCGCCTGCTGCCCGGCGGCATCCGGAGCGGCGGTGTCGCGGAGTTCTGCGTCGCCGCGCTCGCGCTCGGTGCCTTTGTGTACGCGGCGTACCTGCTCCATCCGGCCCTCGGGGGGTTGGTGGAGGAGGTCGTCGGGACGGTCTGAGACGGGGCTAGTCGCTCCGCGGCTCGTCGGGGCTTTCGTCCCCTTCGAGCCAGGCGAGGGCGCGCAGGCTGTCGGGGTGGGTCGGCTTGCCGCGCTTCTCGTTGTAGGCGACCGAGCGGCGCAGGGCCTCGGTTGCGGCGGCGCGCAGGTCCCGCTCTGCGAGGTGCCGGATCCTCTCCACGCTCGGGTAGTCCCTTGCGGGCTCGATCTTGTCCGCGAGGTACAGGATAAGGGAGAGGTCGCTCATCCCGGGCGCGGCGACGGTGTGCTCCCGGACGGCCTGGAGAACCCCTTCGTCCGTTACTCCGAGCTCCCGGCGGGCCAGCTCCGCCGCTACGGGGCCGTGAAGGAGCTTCGGGCTCTCGCGCTCCGGACGGCCTACCGGGAGGTCCCACGCCTCCGCCAGATGCAGGAGGTTCGTCCCGCCGATCTCGCGGGTCGCGTCGTGGATCAGGGCCGCGAGCAGCGCCCGCTCGGGGTCCGCGCCGTGCGCTTTCGCGAGCCGTTCGGACGTCTGTGCGACG
It contains:
- a CDS encoding DedA family protein; amino-acid sequence: MPPVETFLDPETVNGALELIERYGYFMLVIGALLQGVGLPLPAQTILLAAGVLAGQGVLDPFFAGISGLLGAIVGSQVGYLIGRRGGRPFVLRWGRYVKITPERMERVETLFDRYGDRAVLVARFIPFLKTFGYLSAGTVGMSRIVFLRNDVIGTTAWVAFSVLLGVLLSEGVMALIT
- a CDS encoding rhodanese-like domain-containing protein — protein: MAKTYEDLVSEARAVTQPTTAEEVNAAREAGESVTILDVREPDEREQARIPGSKPLPRGLLEYRAADELPEKDARIVVHCALGGRGFLAAKTLGEMGYTNAANLSGGIKAWREAGYPVEGG
- a CDS encoding MFS transporter; protein product: MNAPLRRRLVVTVSAFVLLGVFWGTFAVLLPDLSGAVGLSPGPLGAALLVGALASIVSMGLLGWASDFAGRRVFLLGALVVFGVGVLGLGAVGSFAALALALVVVYAGSGLYDVGINASAIDIEREAGRRLMAYFHASFSAGGLLGAVGSGVLLAAGLDYRLIYASVLLPLVLVALAVALTDLSPAEPPAPEGEIPPGGVFAAFGDRALLLVALVATLGLLSEGEMEHWSGIYLRDTLGLSALVGGGGVAVFFGAMAVGRLAAAPIIHAFGTRPVLAAAGLFAALGMGLSLATTRPSLVVLGFLVVGLALSAIVPIAFSLAGDLAKGRVGSATSVLTTTSYGGFLIGPVLVGGLAELFGLRLALTTIAVAGAAVFLLSFRLGRP
- the metG gene encoding methionine--tRNA ligase — its product is MSEPFAGGTEEKTGRYLVTSALPYANGPLHVGQIVGAYLPADIFVRYLRMRGEDVVYICGTDEHGVPITLTAEREGKSAQEVVDYWYAHMKETFERFGISFDNFSRTSRPVHAENTQAFYRKLKAGGYISEAASKQMYSPTEDRFLPDRYVEGTCPFCGYREARGDQCDNCGNWYEAYELIEPHSKVTGGAVEVRETTHLYLDLSQFSERLKSWISSQEHWRSAVKNFILGTINSGLEKRPITRDISWGVPVPEPGFEEKRFYVWFDAPIGYVSSTMEWAERIGEPDRWREYWQEPDTKMIHFIGKDNTVFHTIIWPAMLMGVAEGSDEPYILPYDVPANEFMNLEVAVGDERRAMQMSTSRNLAVWLHEALERFPADPLRFYLASTLPETGDVNFSWREFQARVNGDLIGNLGNYANRVLSFTNKYFGGELRRPDDLPKEARAVLADFAEIEAAYDRKMLDERPREALAELLALGKRANRYFDAAAPWKSRKEDPARTEADLYVCCALLGSIGYHASPYVPEAMEDLAKFFDGPLAPTSGLPLPDAYRTNGAKPLFARIEDAEVEAADRQLTEAVTG
- the dut gene encoding dUTP diphosphatase — protein: MSDSPALEVRFTKLRPDAEAPARAYSGDAGYDLRAAESAVLEPGGRAIVGTGVAVAIPAGYAGLVLPRSGLSARHGVTLINAPGLIDSGYRGELKVPLVNHDRSESFTVEAGMRVAQLVLVRAGEASFVEVASLERSADGRGAGGFGSSGA
- a CDS encoding glycosyltransferase family 4 protein codes for the protein MRVCVVSPYSWAFPNGVPKHVSLLSDHLKQRGHEVAVISPDDPPDRITRLLHPRLGNVRPLPGRISPVGRTLSLYSNGTLIGIALSPRVFTATRRAMERFRPDVVHVHEPLVPLAGWAAVRAAKGLGVPVVGTFHAHYPDGCAHYRYFDRILAPVYRSLDARVAVSAMAAKTVVRHFGGEFRIVPNGVDLERFSCPQGGGARNRREILFVGRSAPRKGLPVLLDAFERLLGDLPQARLVIVGSQRKEVPLPESVSRNVEVRGMVSEGELVRAMCSASVLCAPSVRAESFGMVLIEAMAAGLPVLASDIPGYDSVVSHGKNGLLSPPGDPEALKDALLGLLGDPALRERLAAEGRRDARRYAWATLAGELESVYRSVGAAG
- a CDS encoding metal-dependent hydrolase — translated: MNATTHAIFGVGALAGASLALGTEPPPLWAYPVAAVASWLPDVDNPRSKLGNGLSRKKNPLLNTLTRPVSWALRAASFGLFRTVGHRTLTHSLLGLLLFCLPVYLFLGFSPALQLALVCGVASHVVADALNRWGVPLLWPLRKNFRLLPGGIRSGGVAEFCVAALALGAFVYAAYLLHPALGGLVEEVVGTV
- the yqeK gene encoding bis(5'-nucleosyl)-tetraphosphatase (symmetrical) YqeK, translated to MDLPPSKTLLADARRLAETNLSKARLGHTLRVAQTSERLAKAHGADPERALLAALIHDATREIGGTNLLHLAEAWDLPVGRPERESPKLLHGPVAAELARRELGVTDEGVLQAVREHTVAAPGMSDLSLILYLADKIEPARDYPSVERIRHLAERDLRAAATEALRRSVAYNEKRGKPTHPDSLRALAWLEGDESPDEPRSD